A single region of the Salvia miltiorrhiza cultivar Shanhuang (shh) chromosome 8, IMPLAD_Smil_shh, whole genome shotgun sequence genome encodes:
- the LOC130998397 gene encoding uncharacterized protein LOC130998397 — translation MEKNPDLSSLIKSLIQHFGSPESAAKHLSALPQMAESAEKPSSSRTPVEVPGETFPPAPSPKGSPKRSTTESSVGADVDPVSLQMVETPINPEPISTVHPLEIVHSKMAPGSSAKVDEDLTKGKTSLQNLTVHATSKKSTGHPALCVTQHQTPLTTPSEESIPSSKEESAHASQDTSLERIGEIAKEALLDLASQPGSDVDKASVVVEEECDAGDQPTSMDVDDPEKIPDVDQDVDPEESTDVIDVDTFVPDKKSRKRKAGVASLRRSSRSKSTWVIPSTLNLPSRKDSDVGPTSLPPVLKPKVEHSPTSKSGKVSSASHTTSPRISCSGSSSESEVEVSKSYSTHFYTREAKNALKVLAARKFHNDRRADEDFFSKYKLDILLQDRSMWGTVVNIFPYDAEIVREFYVNMMTEAFDPKSVKFGKVFVRGKVFDFSPSAINKACYTANTNTDDVEVDDDEMTRELTGGKLKAWTSKFAASTLSWKYSVLHKIAVYNWLPSKNTTSLTKEQAEFIFKVGKPLAFNFGEQVFANISCAAFKSTGGSMLPFPSLIYNLLVKQKLQEREEVVLVEEKNLLEFSKTLLTPDRVKDLPYEPPRAGPPLSPQSDDGADSAEAEIDKYGEDEDVDRATAPDVALDVSNIISVKAHLTKETSTSRKGKEPAGDSEVEIDLDVAELIKAREDLLKLKRQVQLMVDRTIKMGQDMLARVDCCEQVFAKLLPFHSSTKNGE, via the coding sequence ATGGAAAAAAATCCTGATCTTTCTTCTCTCATCAAGAGTCTGATCCAACATTTCGGATCACCGGAAAGTGCAGCCAAACATCTCTCCGCTCTCCCTCAGATGGCCGAGTCAGCTGAAAAACCCTCGTCTTCTCGAACTCCGGTGGAAGTCCCAGGAGAAACCTTTCCTCCAGCTCCTTCTCCAAAAGGCTCTCCGAAGAGAAGCACCACTGAATCGTCTGTTGGGGCTGATGTTGATCCTGTCTCTTTGCAAATGGTGGAAACTCCCATCAATCCTGAGCCGATCTCCACTGTTCATCCTCTTGAGATTGTCCATTCAAAAATGGCGCCTGGTTCCTCTGCTAAAGTTGACGAAGATCTCACGAAGGGGAAAACTTCTCTACAAAACCTCACTGTTCATGCGACCTCAAAAAAATCCACAGGACATCCAGCTTTGTGTGTTACTCAACATCAAACTCCTCTTACCACTCCAAGCGAAGAGTCAATTCCGTCTTCAAAAGAGGAATCAGCGCATGCTTCTCAAGATACCTCTTTGGAGAGAATTGGGGAAATTGCCAAAGAGGCCCTGCTTGATCTTGCCTCACAACCTGGCTCAGATGTTGATAAAGCTTCTgttgttgttgaagaagaaTGTGATGCTGGTGATCAACCCACATCCATGGATGTTGATGACCCTGAAAAGATTCCTGATGTTGATCAGGATGTTGATCCAGAAGAAAGCACAGATGTTATTGATGTTGACACCTTTGTCCCTGACAAGAAAAGCCGGAAACGTAAAGCTGGAGTGGCCTCTCTCAGGCGTTCCTCAAGGTCAAAATCCACATGGGTGATCCCTTCTACTCTCAATCTTCCTAGCCGAAAAGACAGTGATGTTGGTCCAACATCACTGCCTCCAGTTCTCAAGCCAAAGGTTGAACATTCTCCCACCTCAAAGAGCGGAAAGGTATCTTCTGCCTCTCACACTACCTCCCCTCGCATCAGCTGCTCTGGAAGCTCCTCTGAATCAGAGGTTGAGGTTAGTAAGTCGTACTCCACTCATTTTTACACTCGTGAAGCAAAGAATGCTCTCAAAGTGCTGGCTGCTAGGAAGTTTCATAATGATAGACGTGCGGATGAGGATTTCTTTTCAAAGTATAAGCTTGATATCCTTTTGCAAGATAGGAGTATGTGGGGTACAGTTGTCAATATTTTTCCCTATGATGCTGAGATTGTTAGAGAATTCTATGTTAATATGATGACAGAGGCTTTTGACCCAAAATCTGTTAAGTTTGGGAAAGTGTTTGTTAGGGGTAAGGTCTTTGATTTCTCCCCATCTGCCATTAACAAAGCATGCTACACTGCAAATACTAACACTGATGATGTTGaggttgatgatgatgagatgaCTAGGGAGTTGACTGGAGGGAAACTTAAGGCATGGACCTCGAAGTTTGCTGCATCCACTTTGTCTTGGAAATATTCTGTACTTCACAAGATTGCAGTTTACAACTGGCTTCCAAGCAAAAACACTACTTCTCTAACCAAGGAACAAGCTGAATTTATCTTTAAAGTTGGTAAGCCTTTGGCTTTCAACTTTGGTGAGCAAGTGTTTGCTAACATCTCTTGTGCAGCCTTTAAGTCCACAGGTGGAAGTATGCTTCCCTTTCCAAGCCTCATCTACAATCTCTTGGTTAAGCAAAAACTCCAGGAGAGAGAGGAAGTTGTGCTTGTTGAAGAGAAGAATCTGCTTGAGTTTTCCAAAACCCTCCTCACTCCTGATCGTGTCAAAGATCTCCCCTACGAACCTCCACGTGCTGGTCCTCCTTTGTCTCCTCAGTCTGATGATGGAGCTGACTCTGCTGAAGCTGAGATCGACAAGTATGGTGAAGACGAAGATGTTGATCGTGCGACTGCTCCTGATGTTGCACTTGATGTTTCCAACATCATTTCAGTCAAAGCCCATCTCACTAAAGAAACATCCACATCTCGTAAAGGCAAGGAACCAGCTGGAGATTCTGAAGTTGAGATTGATCTTGACGTTGCAGAGCTCATCAAGGCCAGAGAGGATCTTCTCAAACTCAAAAGACAAGTGCAGTTGATGGTGGATCGGACGATCAAGATGGGACAGGACATGCTTGCACGGGTCGACTGTTGTGAACAAGTCTTCGCCAAACTCCTACcttttcattcttcaacaaAAAATGGGGAGTAG
- the LOC130998395 gene encoding uncharacterized protein LOC130998395 — protein MEKNPDLSSLIKSLIQHFGSPKSAAKHFSALPQMAESAEKPSSSRTPVEVPRETFPLAPSPKGSPKRSTTELSVGADVDPVSLQMVETPINPEPISTVKLTKISRRGKLLYKASLEESIPSSKEESSHASQDTSLERIGEIAKEAQLDLASQPGSDVDKASVVAEEECAAGDQPTSMDVDDPEKIPNVDQDVDPEESTDVIDVDTFVPDKKSRKRKAGVASLKRSSRSKSTRVIPSTLNLPSREDSDVGPTSLPPVPKPKVEHSPTSKSGKVSSASHTTFPRISCSGNSSESEVEVSKSYSTRFYTREAKNALKVLAARKFHNDRRADEDFFSKYKLDILLQDRSMWGTVVNAFDPKSVKFGKVFVRGKVFDFSPSAINKACYTANTNTDDVEVDDDEMTRELTGGKLKAWTSKFATSTLSWKCSVLHKIAVYNWLPSKNTTSLTKEQAGFIFKVGKPLAFNFGEQVFANISRAAFKSTGGSMLPFPSLIYNLLVKQKLQEREEVVLVEEKNLLEFSKTLLTPDRVKDLPYEPPCAGPPLSPQSDDGADSAEAEIDKYGEDEDVDRATAPDVALDVSNIISVKAHLTKEISTSRKGKEPAGDSEVEIDLDVAELIKAREDLLKLKRQVQLMVDRTIKMGQDMLARVDCCEQVFAKLLPFPSSTKNGE, from the exons ATGGAAAAAAATCCTGATCTTTCTTCTCTCATCAAGAGTCTGATCCAACATTTTGGATCACCGAAAAGTGCAGCCAAACATTTCTCCGCTCTCCCTCAGATGGCCGAGTCAGCTGAAAAACCCTCGTCTTCTCGAACTCCGGTGGAAGTCCCAAGAGAAACCTTTCCTCTAGCTCCTTCTCCAAAAGGCTCTCCGAAGAGAAGCACCACTGAATTGTCTGTTGGGGCTGATGTTGATCCTGTCTCTTTGCAAATGGTGGAAACTCCCATCAATCCTGAGCCGATCTCCACTGTGAAGTTGACGAAGATCTCACGAAGGGGAAAACTTCTCTACAAAGCCTCACT CGAAGAGTCAATTCCGTCTTCAAAAGAGGAATCATCGCATGCTTCTCAAGATACCTCTTTGGAGAGAATTGGGGAAATTGCCAAAGAGGCCCAGCTTGATCTTGCCTCACAACCTGGCTCAGATGTTGATAAAGCTTCTGTTGTTGCAGAAGAAGAATGTGCTGCTGGTGATCAACCCACATCCATGGATGTTGATGACCCTGAAAAGATTCCTAATGTTGATCAGGATGTTGATCCAGAAGAAAGCACAGATGTTATTGATGTTGACACCTTTGTCCCTGACAAGAAAAGCCGGAAACGTAAAGCTGGAGTGGCCTCTCTCAAGCGTTCCTCAAGGTCAAAATCCACACGGGTGATCCCTTCTACTCTCAATCTTCCTAGCCGAGAAGACAGTGATGTTGGTCCAACATCACTGCCTCCAGTTCCCAAGCCAAAGGTTGAACATTCTCCCACCTCAAAGAGCGGAAAGGTATCTTCTGCCTCTCACACTACCTTCCCTCGCATCAGCTGCTCTGGAAACTCCTCTGAATCAGAGGTTGAGGTTAGTAAGTCGTACTCCACTCGTTTTTACACTCGTGAAGCAAAGAATGCTCTCAAAGTGCTGGCTGCTAGGAAGTTTCATAATGATAGACGTGCGGATGAGGATTTCTTTTCAAAGTATAAGCTTGATATCCTGTTGCAAGATAGGAGTATGTGGGGTACAGTTGTCAAT GCTTTTGACCCAAAATCTGTTAAGTTTGGGAAAGTGTTTGTTAGGGGTAAGGTCTTTGATTTCTCCCCATCTGCCATTAACAAAGCATGCTACACTGCAAATACTAACACTGATGATGTTGaggttgatgatgatgagatgaCTAGGGAGTTGACTGGAGGGAAACTTAAGGCATGGACCTCGAAGTTTGCTACATCCACTTTGTCTTGGAAATGTTCTGTACTTCACAAGATTGCAGTTTACAACTGGCTTCCAAGCAAAAACACTACTTCTCTAACCAAGGAACAAGCTGGATTTATCTTTAAAGTTGGTAAGCCTTTGGCTTTCAACTTTGGTGAGCAAGTGTTTGCTAACATCTCTCGTGCAGCCTTTAAGTCCACAGGTGGAAGTATGCTTCCCTTTCCAAGCCTCATCTACAATCTCTTGGTTAAGCAAAAACTCCAGGAGAGAGAGGAAGTTGTGCTTGTTGAAGAGAAGAATCTGCTTGAGTTTTCCAAAACCCTCCTCACTCCTGATCGTGTCAAAGATCTCCCCTATGAACCTCCATGTGCTGGTCCTCCTTTGTCTCCTCAGTCTGATGATGGAGCTGACTCTGCTGAAGCTGAGATCGACAAGTATGGTGAAGACGAAGATGTTGATCGTGCGACTGCTCCTGATGTTGCACTTGATGTTTCCAACATCATTTCTGTCAAAGCCCATCTCACTAAAGAAATATCCACATCTCGTAAAGGCAAGGAACCAGCTGGAGATTCTGAAGTTGAGATTGATCTTGACGTTGCAGAGCTCATCAAGGCCAGAGAGGATCTTCTCAAACTCAAAAGACAAGTGCAGTTGATGGTGGATCGGACGATCAAGATGGGACAGGACATGCTTGCACGGGTCGACTGTTGTGAACAAGTCTTCGCCAAACTCCTACCTTTTCCTTCTTCAACAAAAAATGGGGAGTAG